One Leopardus geoffroyi isolate Oge1 chromosome B1, O.geoffroyi_Oge1_pat1.0, whole genome shotgun sequence DNA window includes the following coding sequences:
- the LOC123584328 gene encoding ubiquitin carboxyl-terminal hydrolase 17-like protein 6, with protein METPSPHCREESQFHVFPNLKPCGSNMRGGESHGGPTLPETPSPSSHTPCDLPNGRAPTSTGLPPAKKPVSWRRPSVVGAGLQNLGNTCYANAALQCLTYTPPLASYMLSQEHSRSCGRQPCCVLCALQAHVTRALCRPGDVIRPPPKLLAAFHTHRQEDAHEFLMFTLDAMQQACLREDKPSELQAQDATLIRQIFGGYWRSQIQCLHCQGVSSTLDPYLDISLDIRAAQSVSQALQHLVKPEHLDGENAYRCSTCLDKVPASKTLTLHTCSKVLMLVLKRFCHFTGSKLAKEVQYPERLDMRHYVSGRNGGSLTYVLYAVLVHAGWNCHSGHYFCYIKAGNGQWYKMDDAKVTASDATSALSQHAYVLFYIQKSELERDRGSEPGAGESTCLQADHAGTAAAQGGPETDPSIEVPPSEDHVEETPLPAITLDQWRFLQESHRPKSEFNLRKLEFALPPDAVLIHQSKYTDEMGKDHREPNIYRLNSSARDIPPQRATAINRVPCLTGRARATKRKNKKGQRSQEAVQGSHYRL; from the coding sequence ATGGAGACGCCCTCTCCCCACTGCCGAGAGGAGTCTCAGTTCCATGTCTTTCCAAACCTCAAACCTTGCGGGTCAAATATGCGTGGTGGTGAAAGCCACGGGGGACCCACTCTGCCTGAGACGCCGTCACCGTCATCGCACACACCCTGCGACCTGCCTAACGGCCGGGCTCCCACGTCGACAGGTCTGCCCCCCGCAAAGAAACCTGTGAGTTGGAGGAGACCTTCTGTGGTTGGGGCTGGCCTGCAGAACCTGGGGAACACGTGCTATGCGAATGCGGCGCTGCAGTGTCTGACGTACACACCACCCCTCGCCAGCTACATGCTGTCCCAGGAGCACTCGCGAAGCTGTGGGAGGCAGCCATGCTGCGTGCTGTGTGCTCTGCAGGCTCACGTGACCCGGGCCCTCTGCCGTCCGGGAGATGTGATCCGGCCTCCGCCAAAGCTGCTCGCTGCCTtccacacacacaggcaggagGATGCCCATGAGTTTCTGATGTTCACTCTGGACGCTATGCAGCAAGCGTGTTTGCGTGAGGACAAGCCTTCAGAGCTTCAGGCTCAGGACGCCACCCTCATCCGGCAAATCTTTGGGGGGTACTGGAGGTCTCAAATCCAGTGTCTCCACTGCCAGGGTGTCTCCAGCACTTTGGACCCTTACCTGGACATTAGCCTGGATATCAGGGCAGCTCAGAGCGTGAGCCAAGCTTTGCAACACTTGGTGAAGCCCGAACACTTGGATGGTGAAAATGCCTATCGTTGTAGTACTTGTCTCGACAAGGTACCTGCTTCCAAGACGTTGACTTTGCACACTTGCTCCAAGGTCCTGATGCTCGTATTGAAACGATTCTGCCATTTCACGGGCAGCAAACTGGCGAAGGAAGTGCAATATCCTGAGCGCCTTGACATGCGACACTACGTGTCCGGGCGGAACGGGGGGTCGCTGACTTATGTGCTCTATGCCGTGCTGGTGCACGCGGGCTGGAATTGTCACAGCGGACATTACTTCTGTTACATCAAAGCTGGGAACGGCCAGTGGTACAAAATGGATGATGCGAAGGTGACCGCCAGTGATGCGACGTCTGCCCTGAGCCAACACGCCTATGTCCTCTTTTACATCCAGAAGAGTGAATTGGAAAGAGACCGTGGGAGtgagccaggtgctggggaaTCCACATGCCTCCAGGCTGACCACGCAGGCACGGCTGCGGCCCAAGGGGGGCCTGAAACCGACCCCAGCATCGAGGTGCCACCATCGGAGGATCACGTGGAAGAGACGCCACTGCCAGCAATCACGTTAGACCAGTGGAGATTCCTCCAAGAAAGCCACCGTCCCAAGTCTGAATTCAACCTCAGGAAACTAGAATTTGCTCTTCCCCCCGACGCAGTCCTAATTCACCAGTCCAAATACACAGATGAGATGGGAAAGGATCACCGTGAACCAAACATCTACCGGCTCAACAGTTCAGCCAGGGACATCCCACCTCAGAGGGCAACGGCCATTAACCGAGTCCCTTGTCTCACCGGCAGAGCCAGAGCTACcaagaggaagaacaagaagggACAGAGGTCTCAGGAAGCAGTGCAGGGATCCCACTACAGGCTTTGA